From a region of the Polyangia bacterium genome:
- a CDS encoding DUF1566 domain-containing protein: MPNGPSEVGAGAPNPETYTDNGDSTVTDTVTGLMWQKAVAARTFPPAPGGGVLSNADARHPQRLAPPTIIELTSIVDLAQSNPSINVTSFPATPAAAFWSSSLVAGSPAYAWSVSFNLGSTSSSDMTTAGNVRCVR, encoded by the coding sequence ATGCCCAATGGCCCGTCGGAGGTTGGGGCGGGTGCTCCGAACCCCGAGACCTATACGGACAACGGGGACAGCACGGTCACCGACACCGTCACGGGGCTCATGTGGCAGAAGGCCGTGGCGGCGAGGACCTTCCCCCCAGCCCCAGGCGGTGGCGTTCTGTCCAATGCTGATGCTCGCCACCCACAGCGACTGGCGCCTCCCACGATCATCGAGCTGACGTCCATCGTGGATCTCGCGCAGTCAAATCCAAGCATCAACGTCACGTCTTTCCCGGCGACGCCGGCAGCAGCTTTCTGGTCTTCGTCTCTGGTGGCTGGCTCGCCGGCCTACGCGTGGAGCGTCTCCTTCAACCTCGGCAGCACGAGTTCCAGCGACATGACGACTGCGGGCAATGTACGTTGCGTGCGCTGA
- a CDS encoding DUF1566 domain-containing protein produces the protein MNAMFSRFLGAIALVTVVLSASAEANAPAGRYTMNGGTVFDTKTKLTWQQTVPPAKYAWAAAKTYCQTLSLAGTGWRLPTRKELQTIVDYSQSSPSIDPTAFPATPAEAFWSSSPVVGSPTVAWSIYFIIGLTYSFVVTDPNEVRCVR, from the coding sequence ATGAACGCCATGTTTTCCCGTTTTCTCGGCGCGATCGCGCTGGTCACCGTCGTCTTGAGCGCGTCTGCCGAAGCGAACGCGCCTGCCGGGCGTTACACGATGAACGGCGGAACAGTCTTCGACACCAAGACCAAACTCACCTGGCAGCAGACGGTCCCGCCGGCGAAGTATGCTTGGGCAGCAGCCAAGACCTATTGCCAGACCCTGAGCCTCGCGGGCACCGGCTGGCGCCTTCCGACGAGGAAGGAGCTACAGACTATCGTCGACTATTCGCAGTCGAGCCCGTCGATTGATCCGACAGCTTTCCCGGCAACGCCGGCAGAAGCCTTCTGGTCTTCGTCTCCGGTGGTCGGCTCGCCGACGGTCGCGTGGAGCATCTACTTCATCATCGGCCTTACCTACAGCTTCGTCGTGACGGATCCGAACGAGGTTCGTTGCGTGCGGTGA